The window TAGGTACCGACCGAGGCGCCGCAGAAGGGGTCGACCTGGACCCGGAAAAGCTTGCCGTACCCCGACGCAGCATCCTGCGCCAGACTGCCCGAAGGATCACCCAGCGCGCCGAACAGAAAGCCGTCGCCGCCAATGAACAGGGTGCCGCGCTCTGCGCCGGTTGAAGGTCCAGCGAGCTCGTCGGAGACGGAATATTGCAGGACGGAATCCTGAAGGACGATGGTCCGCACGATCACGCCCACGCCCCTGATGTCGAGCATGACCACGCCGTATCCGTTGAAGTGGGCAACCGCGAGCACACGTCCGCTCTCCCCGGGCTGGAAGACGTTGCCCGTCAAATTGCCCGCGCCGCTCCCGCCAAAGAATTCACGAACCGTGCCATCTTGCGAGACTACGATCAGCCCGTCAGAGCCTCTTGTGCGCGCGGCCATTACCGCATCGGTTCCAAGGCCGCCGGTCAGCCGGGTCAAATTGACCCCCTCGCGGTCATTTGTGACCCTGACCGGCAAGGCCAGGCTGGTGGATGCGCCCTTGCTGTCAGTTGCGGTCAATGTGACTTCGTAGGTGTTGTCGAGATTTGCATCGGTGGGCTGATCGAAGTTCGGCGCTCTGGCGAAGCTGAGCGCGCCTCCGACAAACGAGAATGCGGCAGAATCGCTTCCGCCGGTAATCGCAATCGTAACCGTATCGCCATCGGCATCTGCAGCAGCGGCGCTATAGAACGGCGCGCCAGAATTCTCGGCTACCGAAGCGGTGGTTGCCGAGGTGAAAGATGGGGCCTTGTTGATGGGCGCAGGGGCTTGGCCACCGCTATCGCCGCCGCCGCAGCCGGACAATCCACCAAGCACGAGAAGGGAGGCGACCAGCCCCCGCGAAGCAGCGCGACCCATTTTTTTCGTCTCCCCTGACAGACCCGATGCTTCGCATCGCCGGATGCGCTTGGCAAGGAGTAAACGAGGGGAAATCACGGGTTTGTCATTGGCTTAAAAGCCGTCACAAGGGCGAGCGGCGGGACCAGGCTTTCGCGGAAGTGGGAATACCGCCAGCTGTGGTCCCGACGGCTGGTGCATCCGCCTCGCCAATCCCCGTCGCGCGATTGCAGCCACCTGCGCAATTATCTGCCCGGGCAAGTCTCCTATTGTTGCTGCATGCGCCGTACCGGACGGGCTGATATGCGCGCTTCTCTGATGAAACGTGCCTTTCAGGCATCGACCCTGTCTTAATCATTGTCGGATCAATGCGGGCTTGCCCCCAGCGCGAACTCGGCCTTGTCGTGCAGCGCGAACCGGTCGATGATGTCGGCGCTGGCGCGGTTATAGCCGACCACTTCGACAATGCGCCCGTCGCGCCGCAGACGGGCGATGATCTTGTCGAGTGCGGCGACGCCCGAGATGTCCCAGAAATGCGCCGCGGTCATGTCGATGACAACGTTGGGCACCGTCTCGGCCACGTCCATCGCGGCCACGAACCGCTCGACCGAAGCGAAGAAGATCTGGGGTAATGCGCGGTCTGGCCATCGCCTGACAGCGTCCGCTCCACGCCGAACATCTGCTGCACCTTGCCGGCGAAGAAAATGCCCGACAGCAGCACGCCCGCCAGCACGCCAAGCGACAGATCGTGCGTGCCGACCACCACCGCAACCGTGGTCAGCATCACGACCGAGGACGGCCAGGGATGGCGGCGCAGGTTGGGGATCGAATTCCAGCTGAAGGTGCTGATCGACACCATGATCATGATCGCCACCAGTGCGGGCATGGGCACTTGCCCCACATAGGGCCCCAGCACTGTCAGCAGGAACATCAGGAACGCGCCGGCCGTGAAGGTGGACAGATTTCAACGAGGTCGACCCGCTGACCGTGCGTCCCATCGAGGTGTTCAAGGGCTAGAGCGAGGGGCTGCCCTTGATGGCATCTATGACAACGCGGGTGCCGCCGCCGGTTTCGAAGCGGGCCTGCTGCCCCACGGTCGCCGACAGTGTCATGATCAACTGAATGCCCAAACTGTCCATGCGTGCCATGTTCTGATCGAAATCCTCCGGCAGTCCGGCGCCGTGGTCGCGGATCATGAGATTGGCGGTGTCACCATCGCGCTGCAGAATGATCTCCACCGGTCCGCTACCCGAAGGATAGGCATATTTGATCGCGTTGGTGACCGCTTCGGATACCAGCAAAGCAATCGATGTTGCAGCCGAGGTTTCGACTTCGAACCGGTCGATCTTGCAGTGGATCTTGTGAGCGGGTGCCTGCGCATTCAATTGTTCGCACAGTTTGGGCAGCAATTGGGACAGATCGACGGTCTCGCCCATGTTCTGGCGCCACAGCTGGTCGTGGGTGGCGGCGACCGCCATGATCCGCCCCGACGCGTCGCCCAGAGCCGCTGCCGCTTCGCCGGTTTTGACGCTGCGGGCCTGCATCAGCATCAGGCTGGAGAGAATGGCGAGGCTGTTCTTGACCCGGTGGCTCGCTTCCTTGACCAGCATCTTTTGCTGCTCGATCGAATGACGCAATTGCTGCTCCATCGCGATCCGGTCGGAGGCGACGCCGACGAGATTGGCGAGGCCTTGCAGGAACGCCAGATCGGCAGCCTCGAACTCCCCTGCATTGGGGCTATCGACTTCGAGGACACCCCACGGCCCGTCGATGCGCGCGATCACGACGTTGATCGCGCGCCGCACGCCATGCGCTGCCATGACGCCGGGGGTGCGGAAGCGCTCTTCGTTTTCGAGGTGGTTCGAAATCACCGGCGATCCGGTCTGAAACGCGTAACCCGCCGGCGAACCGGCATCGGCGCCGATCACCGCGTTGCCCACGACGCCGCTGCGCCAGCCGACACCTGCGACGATCAGCAGATCGCCTTGCGCGGGCCGGAATTCGAGAATCTTGGCAAGGCCTGTGCGCATTCCCTCCGATGCCGCCACCACCGCTTCGCCGAGCAGATCAGCGAGCGATGATTGCTTCAAGGCGTTGAGGCCGAAGTCGGAAAGGATTGCTTGCTGGGTAAGCCTGTAACCCAGCATCGACCCCTCGCCCACCTCGGCGACCGCCTCGCCAAAGCTGCCGGCGCTGTCATTGTCCGTGGTTTCCACGATTTCGGGGGAACCCTGATCGGTGAAGGCGACAGGCTCACTGCCGGGGATTGGCTCATCTTCGGCAGATTGGTTCGACATGATGATCGTGAAATGTCCGGTTCACCCGCAAAAGCTGCGGCACTGGCAGGAGCGCACCTGCTAAAGCGTGAGGCGGCAGACCGCAAGACGCGCGCCCAGGGGGCCTTCGCGGGCGCAGTCTCTGGCGCGGTTTGCAAGCGCGCCATCGTCTTTCGCGAACCGGTAAATCCGGCGATTCTCAGTCCTCAATCTCAACACGACCTTCCGGCGGTGATGACCCCGCCGGTGTCGGCGCCGCTTCCAGATCCCGATCAATCCGGTCGGCAGAAACCCTGATCTTTTTCTGCGCCGCATCATATCTCTCGTCGAAAGACGGCTCGTCACGGCAGGCCGGCAATGCCGACAAAAACATCAGTCCGACAGCAACGACGCGGCGCATCAATAATCCTTCCGATACCGCACGTTGACATTGGTCGCACCCGACCCCCCAGCCTGGCTGAGCACCGACAGGGTCGGCGTCAACGCAACTTCGAGCTGGGTTGCGGTAAACCCGCGCGCATCGGTGATGAACTCCACGTAGATATCGTCGGTGATGTATTGCCCCACGGCCAGCGCAGTGCCGCGGCCTTGTGCTTCATCGCCGCCAAGGATGCGCAGCCGGTCGATCCCTGCCGCTGAACGCAGCTTGCCCAGCGGATTGAGCCCGCCGCCCGTGCCGCGCAATGAATTGAGCGAGGCGGCAAGCTGGACGGCCTGCAGTGCCGACAGATTGCCGATCGAGCTGCCGAACAGGATCCGTGACAGGATTTCATCCTGCGGCAGGCCGGGCACGCTGGCAAAGGTGATCTGCGGGTCCATCGCCCGGCCCGCCACGTTGACCGTGACGTTGACGCCTTCGATGGTTTCGCTTGCCGCGATCGCGATCACCGGATCGATCGCAGTGCCGCCCGTGAACCGCACCCGCCCTTCGTCAAGATCGAAGGATCGTCCGGCAAAGCCCAGTGTCCCGCGAACCAGTTCGACAGTCCCGGTGACACGCGGTGCGGTGCTGGTTCCGGCAAGATTGAGGTTTGCGCGCCATTCGCTTTCGAGACCCATGCCCGACACATAAAGCTCCTCGGGCGCCGACAAGGCGATGTCGAGCCGAAGCTGGTCGAACAGGCCGCCCGAAGGCACGACCGGCTCGTCACCCGTAATGCGCTGCGGCCCCTTGGGCGGCTTGAAGCGCACCCCGGTCAGTTCGGGCACCTCGGCTGCACCCTGACGAATGACGCGGTAACGCGTCTCCGGCAGAACCAGACGGCCGGACAAGAGCGCTGCCTGTCCTGCATCCTTTCTCAGCCGCAACTGGCCTGTCGCCGATGTGGCTAGGGCATCGCTGCGGGCAAGGCGTGCGTTGTCGAGGCTCGCGGAAAGGTCCATCGGATAACCCCGGTCTGCCGCAAGACTGATATAGCCTTGCGCCGCCACGGTGCCCTCACCAGCGGTTGCCTTGAGCTGTTCCAGTTCGAACCTGTCGCCGGCAAACTGGCCGCGCAAGACCATGTTGGACAGCCGCGTGCCGTAGGTCTGGTTTTCATAGGTCAGGTTGCTTGCCCGCACGACGCCCGCAAGTTCGGGATCCTGCACCCGGCCGGAAAAATCGGCAGCGACGCCGATCGGTCCGGACAGGCGCTGGTCCGGCTGACCGGCGAACGAAAACAGCGTGTCGGCTGGGCCATTGTAACGGATGCCGCCCGAAAGCGGCGCTGCAAGCAGCCGGGTCTGCCAGTCGCCCGAGCCCGGCGGAAGCGGGTTGAGCGAGGCAACCATCCGGCCCACGACGCTGCCCCGGCGACGCATCACTGCACGCGCCTCACCCCCGTCCGCGAGCAATTTGCCGACGAAACTGATATCGAGCGGCTGGCTGACCGAGACCGCCGTCGTGCGGGTGAAGCCGTTGATCCGGAGACGTGCATCGGCGCGGGGGAAGGCATTCGCATCGGCCTGCTCGAAGTCGAGACTGCCCGTGGCCGTTCCATCGAGGCCGAGGCCGGGGACGAAGGCGTTGACGATTTCGAGATCGAGCGATTCCAGCCGGCTCTGAACCTTGATCCCGTCGCCGTAATTTCCGGCCAGACGCATGCTGCCCTGCCCGAAATCGATCGTGGTCGGCATGAGTTCGTAGCCGTTGTCGCCGGGCACGATCCGGGCCGGATTGACCGTGCGGAAATCGATGCCGCGCACACGCCCCTGCAACGCTGCCCGCCACAATTCGGGGGCAAGCTCGGCGTTTGCGGCAACGCGGAAGGGAACCCCGCTTACCCCCTCGGCCAACACCCGCGCCGTTCCGCGCCCGTCGCGGTAATTGATCTTGGCCCGCGCCGCCGTGAGATTGAGGCTGCCGAACCGCGTCTGCGCGATCTGTGCATCGGCAACGACATAGGGCGTGTCGTAAAGAACCACCCGTGCATCGACGATCGCGGAGCCGATCGAAAGCTGTGCCGGCCCCGGCAGGACCGTGTTCGATGCGCGCAGATTGACCAGCGCCGCCTGATACCGGCCCTCGGCCTCCAGCCGGACCACGCCGTTGACACCCTGACCGCTGGCGGCGAGGCGTCCGGCGAAGGGGCCCGCGGGGGTCTGCCGGAGTGACCCGGAAAAACCGATCCCGCCAAGGTTCGCCCGCGTGATATCCAGGGTGAGCTGCCGACCGGTGCCAAGCAGCACATCGGCGGTCAGCGGACCATAATCGGTGTCTGCCCTGGCATCGAGCCTATAGCCGTTGGCGGCGCCGTTGATGGTGGCGCGCAGGTTGGCAAGGCCGATCCCGAAGCCGGGCCGCTCCGCCGTCACGGTTGCACGTGGGTTGGTGATGGTGCCGGCCACCCGCACGCCGACCGCGCCGTATTGCTGTGTCAGGCCATCGGCGTTCAGGACAATCTGCCCGCCGGGCGCATAGCTGCCCGAGCCTTGCGTGATGCGCACCAGTGGCGACGACAGGCGCAGGCGGCTGAACCGGGCGATCCCGTCGCCGCCGTATCGCACATCGGCCGAGGCAACCAGATTGCCGCCGAGAAAGTCGCGCACGCTTTCGTTCAGCAGGTTGGTCGACCGCGCGCGAACCCTGCCGGCCAGCGCGTATCCGTTGCGCTCGGTCTGCAAGTCGACATCGGTTTCGATATCGAAGATGCCGACGCTTTCGACCCGGTAATTGTCGATTCGCCCGTCGATCGCGCCGGTGTAGAGACCGGTCGACATGTCGGCCAGAAGGATCACCTTGGCATCGATCCGGTCCGAACGCAGGCGCATGTTGTCGGACAGGATCCGCGTGCCCTCGATCGCGATGTCACCATCGAGCCGGATATTGGCAAGCGACCCGCCCGCCACGGCATCGAGCCCGGTGATCCGCGCCGCGCGTGCCTGCACGGGGATCAGGATGCGATCCGCGCTGACTTCGGCTGCGCCGGAAGCGGCGAGGTTCTGCACACCCATGTCGTTGATCACGAGCCGCGCCGCGTTCAACTCGTAACGCACGCCGGGCGTCGCAAAATCGCCATCGAGCAGCAACTGGCCGCGCAGCCCGCTGCCCGACAGATTGGGTGCGATCGCCGAAGGTTTCAGCAGCACGAAACCCAGCCGCAATTCGTCAAAGGTGCTCTCGCCCAGATCGACGACGCCGTTGGTGGTGAGGCGGAAAGCATCGCTCGAAATGCCGCCCGACAGGGTCGCGCGCCGCGCGTCCAGCGCCGCGACGATATCGAGGTCGAGCATG is drawn from Erythrobacter neustonensis and contains these coding sequences:
- a CDS encoding sensor histidine kinase produces the protein MSNQSAEDEPIPGSEPVAFTDQGSPEIVETTDNDSAGSFGEAVAEVGEGSMLGYRLTQQAILSDFGLNALKQSSLADLLGEAVVAASEGMRTGLAKILEFRPAQGDLLIVAGVGWRSGVVGNAVIGADAGSPAGYAFQTGSPVISNHLENEERFRTPGVMAAHGVRRAINVVIARIDGPWGVLEVDSPNAGEFEAADLAFLQGLANLVGVASDRIAMEQQLRHSIEQQKMLVKEASHRVKNSLAILSSLMLMQARSVKTGEAAAALGDASGRIMAVAATHDQLWRQNMGETVDLSQLLPKLCEQLNAQAPAHKIHCKIDRFEVETSAATSIALLVSEAVTNAIKYAYPSGSGPVEIILQRDGDTANLMIRDHGAGLPEDFDQNMARMDSLGIQLIMTLSATVGQQARFETGGGTRVVIDAIKGSPSL